A genomic window from Micromonospora violae includes:
- a CDS encoding SPFH domain-containing protein — protein MTVIGVLIIAVALIAVITLAKALRIVPQQRQDVVERLGKYKRTLNPGLNLLVPFVDAVRTKVDMREQVVSFPPQPVITSDNLVVSIDTVLYFKVVDSVRATYEISSFLQAIEQLTVTTLRNVIGSLDLERALTSRDEINRHLSGVLDETTGRWGIKVTRVEIKAIEPPASIRDSMEKQMRAERDRRAAILTAEGHKQAQILTAEGEKQSAVLRADGDRQARILQAEGQAKAIRTVFDAIHQANPSQKVLAYQYLQALPQIAQGSANKVWIVPAELTKALEGMGGALGGLSQMVGDMPAPEAADHASQVEREAAEAAQAAADAAQQIHDEVRVAEAQATGGNKPQGLPAPEPVSPTSLVEDPADQRERG, from the coding sequence ATGACGGTCATCGGTGTGCTGATCATCGCGGTGGCGTTGATCGCCGTGATTACGCTAGCCAAGGCGCTGCGGATCGTGCCGCAGCAGCGCCAGGACGTGGTGGAACGGCTCGGCAAGTACAAGCGCACCCTGAACCCCGGCCTCAACCTGCTGGTGCCGTTCGTCGACGCGGTTCGGACCAAGGTCGACATGCGGGAGCAGGTGGTCAGCTTCCCGCCGCAGCCGGTGATCACCTCCGACAACCTGGTCGTCTCGATCGACACGGTTCTCTACTTCAAGGTGGTCGACTCGGTCCGGGCGACCTACGAGATCTCCAGCTTCCTCCAGGCCATCGAGCAGTTGACCGTCACCACATTGCGTAACGTGATCGGTTCGCTCGACCTGGAGCGGGCGCTGACCAGCCGCGACGAGATCAACCGGCACCTCTCGGGTGTGCTGGACGAGACCACCGGCCGGTGGGGCATCAAGGTGACCCGGGTCGAGATCAAGGCGATCGAGCCGCCGGCCAGCATCCGCGACTCGATGGAGAAGCAGATGCGCGCCGAGCGGGACCGCCGGGCGGCGATCCTGACCGCCGAGGGGCACAAGCAGGCGCAGATCCTCACCGCCGAGGGTGAGAAGCAGTCGGCGGTGCTGCGGGCCGACGGTGACCGGCAGGCCCGTATCCTGCAGGCCGAGGGTCAGGCGAAGGCGATCCGGACGGTCTTCGACGCGATCCACCAGGCCAACCCGAGCCAGAAGGTGCTCGCCTACCAGTACCTGCAGGCTCTCCCGCAGATCGCCCAGGGCAGCGCCAACAAGGTCTGGATCGTCCCGGCCGAGCTGACCAAGGCCCTGGAGGGGATGGGTGGCGCGCTCGGCGGGCTGAGCCAGATGGTGGGGGACATGCCCGCACCGGAGGCAGCGGACCACGCGAGCCAGGTCGAGCGCGAGGCCGCGGAGGCGGCCCAGGCCGCGGCGGACGCCGCCCAGCAGATCCACGACGAGGTACGCGTCGCCGAGGCGCAGGCCACCGGCGGCAACAAGCCGCAGGGGCTGCCCGCGCCGGAGCCGGTGTCGCCGACCAGCCTCGTCGAGGACCCGGCCGACCAGCGCGAGCGCGGCTGA
- a CDS encoding NfeD family protein: MDAVVWIVLGVLLAVAEIFTTTLFLIMFGVGAFAAAGAAALGAPVAVQALVFAVVSALSLVVVRPVIRRHSRSALESGEQPFGVEALEGATALVLERVDAEHGLVKIDGELWTARPYDTTQTFEPGQRVRVIKVRGATALVWQDDVSSAGELPEARG, translated from the coding sequence GTGGACGCCGTGGTGTGGATCGTTTTGGGTGTGCTGCTGGCCGTCGCCGAGATTTTCACGACGACGCTATTCTTGATCATGTTTGGGGTCGGTGCGTTCGCCGCCGCCGGTGCGGCCGCGCTGGGTGCGCCGGTCGCCGTGCAGGCGCTGGTCTTCGCGGTGGTGTCGGCGTTGAGCCTGGTGGTGGTCCGACCGGTCATCCGACGGCACAGTCGCTCGGCCCTGGAGAGCGGCGAGCAGCCGTTCGGTGTGGAGGCTCTCGAGGGCGCCACCGCTCTGGTGTTGGAACGGGTGGACGCCGAGCACGGTTTGGTCAAGATCGACGGTGAGTTGTGGACGGCCCGGCCGTACGACACGACGCAGACTTTCGAGCCCGGTCAACGGGTTCGGGTGATAAAGGTCCGGGGCGCGACAGCCCTGGTGTGGCAGGACGATGTTTCTTCCGCCGGCGAGTTGCCGGAAGCGAGAGGGTGA
- a CDS encoding serine hydrolase domain-containing protein codes for MTLLPETARQIDTRVAQAQADGHAPSLVLGVVRDGALAHVAAAGEHPRPDVDLQYRVGSISKTMTATLIMQLRDAGLLALDDRLEQHLPGTGVGALTLRQLLGHASGMQREPEGDWWERAAGVDLPTLLAGVDANKIAYPPHRAYHYSNLAYGLLGGLLERLTGKPWADLLDERILTPLGLHRTTYAATEPYARGYVVHPWHHTLREEPRTDTGAMAPAGQLWSTIEDLGRWAAFLADPDPSVLAAETLTEMCAPVVISDLDSWSEGHGLGLELYRDGERVYVGHGGSMPGYVASLVVHRPTRTAVVGFANSYGFPITRLSRRLLTTVLDAEPAFPPPWRPATAAPATELAELTGRWWWMGIPLDLTWDAGDLVAHVRGERVSRFTAEGTDRWRGHSGPENGEILSVLRDDSGRATAVDIATFVFTRSPDEAP; via the coding sequence GTGACCCTGCTACCCGAGACCGCCCGACAGATCGACACTCGGGTCGCCCAGGCACAAGCCGACGGTCACGCCCCGTCGCTGGTGCTGGGCGTGGTTCGCGACGGCGCGCTGGCGCACGTGGCCGCCGCCGGCGAGCACCCCCGCCCGGACGTCGACCTGCAGTACCGGGTGGGCTCGATCAGCAAGACGATGACCGCCACCCTGATCATGCAGTTACGCGACGCCGGCCTACTGGCCCTCGACGACCGGCTGGAGCAGCACCTGCCGGGCACCGGCGTGGGCGCGCTCACCCTGCGCCAACTGCTCGGCCACGCCAGCGGCATGCAACGCGAACCCGAGGGCGACTGGTGGGAGCGGGCGGCGGGCGTCGACCTGCCCACCCTGCTCGCCGGGGTCGACGCCAACAAGATCGCCTACCCGCCGCACCGCGCGTACCACTACTCCAACCTGGCGTACGGGCTGCTCGGCGGGCTACTCGAACGGCTCACCGGGAAGCCCTGGGCCGACCTGCTCGACGAACGGATCCTCACCCCGCTGGGCCTGCACCGCACCACCTACGCCGCCACCGAGCCGTACGCCCGTGGCTACGTCGTCCACCCCTGGCACCACACGTTGCGCGAGGAACCCCGTACCGACACCGGCGCGATGGCCCCCGCCGGGCAACTCTGGTCGACGATCGAGGACCTGGGCCGCTGGGCCGCCTTCCTGGCCGACCCCGACCCGTCGGTACTGGCCGCCGAGACGCTCACCGAAATGTGCGCGCCCGTGGTGATCAGTGATCTCGACTCCTGGAGCGAGGGGCACGGCCTGGGACTGGAGCTCTACCGCGACGGCGAACGCGTGTACGTCGGGCACGGCGGCTCGATGCCCGGGTACGTGGCATCCCTCGTGGTGCACCGGCCCACCCGAACCGCGGTGGTCGGCTTCGCCAACTCGTACGGCTTTCCGATCACCCGGCTCAGCCGAAGGCTGCTGACCACCGTGCTGGACGCCGAGCCGGCGTTCCCCCCGCCGTGGCGGCCCGCCACCGCCGCGCCCGCGACCGAACTGGCCGAGCTGACCGGCCGCTGGTGGTGGATGGGCATTCCGCTGGACCTGACCTGGGACGCGGGTGACCTGGTCGCCCACGTACGCGGTGAGCGGGTCAGCCGGTTCACGGCCGAGGGGACGGACCGCTGGCGGGGACACTCGGGCCCGGAGAACGGCGAGATCCTGTCGGTGCTGCGCGACGACAGCGGACGGGCGACGGCGGTCGACATCGCCACGTTCGTCTTCACGCGCAGCCCCGACGAGGCCCCCTGA
- a CDS encoding DUF3097 domain-containing protein, giving the protein MAGRYGEDVLAGDWRRRKVTPEVDAEPDLVVEDADSGFCGAVVSFEAGAVVLEDRHGKRRNFPLLPAAFLLDGSPVTLRRPTRAPVPAARRRTASGSVAVDNVRAQVAKASRIWVEGIHDAALVERIWGDDLRIEGVVVEPLDGIDALDAEVRDFGPGPTRRLGVLVDHLVPGSKESRIVARVNSPHVLVTGHPYVDVWQAVKPAALGIAAWPVVPPGQPWKEGVCAALGVAEPADMWRHILSRVNSFADVETPLINAMERLIDFVTEPA; this is encoded by the coding sequence ATGGCGGGGCGATACGGCGAGGACGTGTTGGCGGGCGACTGGCGGCGGCGCAAGGTCACCCCCGAGGTGGACGCCGAACCGGACCTCGTGGTCGAGGACGCCGACTCCGGGTTCTGCGGAGCGGTGGTGAGCTTCGAGGCCGGTGCCGTGGTGCTGGAGGACCGGCACGGTAAGCGGCGCAACTTCCCGCTGCTGCCGGCGGCGTTCCTCCTCGACGGCAGCCCGGTCACGCTGCGCCGCCCCACCCGCGCGCCGGTGCCGGCGGCCCGGCGGCGGACCGCGTCGGGTTCGGTGGCGGTGGACAACGTCCGCGCCCAGGTGGCGAAGGCCAGCCGGATCTGGGTGGAGGGCATCCACGACGCCGCCCTGGTCGAGCGGATCTGGGGTGACGACCTGCGTATCGAGGGCGTGGTGGTGGAGCCGTTGGACGGCATCGACGCGCTCGACGCCGAGGTACGCGACTTCGGCCCCGGCCCGACCCGACGCCTCGGCGTGCTCGTCGACCACCTGGTGCCGGGCAGCAAGGAGAGCCGGATCGTGGCCCGGGTGAACTCCCCGCACGTGCTGGTGACCGGGCACCCCTACGTGGACGTGTGGCAGGCGGTCAAGCCGGCGGCGTTGGGCATCGCGGCGTGGCCGGTGGTGCCGCCGGGGCAGCCGTGGAAGGAAGGGGTCTGCGCGGCCCTCGGGGTGGCCGAGCCGGCCGACATGTGGCGGCACATCCTGTCCCGGGTGAACAGCTTCGCCGACGTGGAGACGCCCCTGATCAACGCCATGGAACGCCTCATCGACTTCGTCACCGAGCCGGCCTGA
- a CDS encoding HAD-IIA family hydrolase, giving the protein MHDRKPVQSWLTDMDGVLVHEGQPVPGAPEFINRMRASGKPFLVLTNNSIYTPRDLTARLSRMGLDVPEESIWSSALATGQFLADQRPGGTAYVIGEAGLTTALHAVGYVLTDFAPDYVVLGETRTYSFEAITKAVRLINDGARFICTNPDVTGPSVEGALPAAGSVAAMISKATGVEPYFVGKPNPMMMRSALNTINAHSESTAMIGDRMDTDILCGLEAGLETILVLTGISSRTEAERYPYRPSRIVNSVADLLDEI; this is encoded by the coding sequence ATGCATGACCGTAAGCCCGTGCAGAGTTGGCTGACCGACATGGACGGCGTGCTGGTGCACGAGGGCCAGCCGGTGCCCGGCGCGCCGGAGTTCATCAACCGGATGCGCGCCTCGGGCAAGCCGTTCCTGGTGCTGACCAACAACTCGATCTACACCCCGCGTGACCTGACCGCCCGGCTCAGCCGGATGGGGCTGGACGTGCCGGAGGAGTCGATCTGGTCCTCCGCCCTCGCCACCGGTCAGTTCCTCGCCGACCAGCGGCCGGGTGGCACCGCGTACGTCATCGGTGAGGCCGGGCTGACCACGGCGCTGCACGCCGTCGGCTACGTGCTGACCGACTTCGCTCCCGACTACGTGGTGCTCGGCGAGACCCGCACCTACAGTTTCGAGGCGATCACCAAGGCGGTCCGGCTGATCAACGACGGTGCCCGGTTCATCTGCACCAACCCCGACGTGACCGGCCCGTCCGTGGAGGGCGCGCTACCCGCCGCCGGCTCGGTCGCCGCCATGATCTCCAAGGCGACCGGGGTGGAGCCGTACTTCGTCGGCAAGCCCAACCCGATGATGATGCGTTCGGCGCTCAACACCATCAACGCGCACTCGGAGAGCACCGCGATGATCGGTGACCGGATGGACACCGACATCCTGTGCGGCCTGGAGGCCGGGTTGGAGACCATCCTGGTGCTCACCGGGATCAGCAGCCGCACCGAGGCGGAGCGGTACCCGTACCGGCCGTCCCGGATCGTCAACTCGGTCGCGGACCTGCTCGACGAGATCTGA
- a CDS encoding ferrochelatase: MSYDAVVLVSFGGPERPEDVMPFLQNVTRGRGVPPERLAEVAEHYQHFGGVSPINQQCRELLAAVRADFAAHGVDLPIYWGNRNWDPMLADTVTQMRDDGITRALAFVTSAYGGYSSCRQYQEDIAAARAAVGPDAPVIEKLRQFWDHPGFVEPHVDAVRAALGQLDPAQRDTTRLVFTAHSIPSSMAANAGPHGGRYEAQLHETARLVAAAAAPDLRYDLVWQSRSGPPQVPWLEPDINDHLAALAQGGTTAVVVSPIGFVSDHLEVVWDLDTEARETAKQLGLDFVRAGTPGTDPRFVTMVRELVTERTDPDGAQLRRRLGELPMWDTCPTVCCVPTRRP, encoded by the coding sequence ATGTCGTACGACGCGGTGGTGCTGGTGTCCTTCGGCGGGCCGGAGCGGCCCGAGGACGTGATGCCGTTCCTGCAGAACGTGACCCGGGGCCGGGGGGTGCCGCCCGAGCGGCTGGCCGAGGTCGCCGAGCACTATCAGCACTTCGGTGGGGTGTCCCCGATCAACCAGCAGTGCCGAGAGTTGCTGGCCGCCGTCCGCGCCGACTTCGCCGCGCACGGTGTCGACCTGCCCATCTACTGGGGCAACCGCAACTGGGATCCGATGCTCGCCGACACCGTGACCCAGATGCGCGACGACGGGATCACCCGGGCGCTGGCCTTCGTCACCAGCGCGTACGGCGGCTACTCGTCCTGCCGGCAGTACCAGGAGGACATCGCCGCCGCGCGTGCCGCCGTCGGCCCGGACGCGCCGGTGATCGAGAAGTTGCGTCAGTTCTGGGACCACCCCGGGTTCGTCGAGCCGCACGTCGACGCGGTCCGGGCCGCCCTGGGCCAGCTCGACCCGGCCCAGCGGGACACCACCCGGCTGGTCTTCACCGCCCACTCCATCCCCAGCTCGATGGCGGCCAACGCCGGCCCGCACGGTGGCCGGTACGAGGCGCAGCTGCACGAGACCGCCCGGCTGGTCGCCGCGGCCGCCGCACCCGACCTGCGCTACGACCTGGTCTGGCAGAGCCGCTCCGGCCCGCCGCAGGTGCCGTGGTTGGAGCCGGACATCAACGACCACCTGGCCGCCCTCGCGCAGGGTGGCACCACCGCGGTGGTGGTCAGCCCGATCGGGTTCGTCTCCGATCACCTGGAGGTCGTGTGGGACCTGGACACCGAGGCGCGGGAGACGGCGAAGCAGCTCGGCCTGGACTTCGTCCGGGCCGGCACGCCGGGCACCGACCCCCGCTTCGTGACCATGGTGCGTGAGCTGGTCACCGAGCGGACCGACCCGGACGGTGCGCAGCTGCGCCGCCGGCTGGGCGAGCTGCCCATGTGGGACACCTGCCCCACCGTTTGTTGCGTGCCGACCCGGCGCCCCTGA
- the fabI gene encoding enoyl-ACP reductase FabI has product MSGLLAGKRLLVTGVITDASIAFSVAKLAQENGAQVVLTGYGRLSLVERIAKRLPEPAPVIEVDVTNTEHLAGLADRVREHVDGLDGVVHSIGFAPQSCLGGGFLDAPWEDVATALHVSTFSYKSLAMAALPLMSPGGAVVGLTFDATKAWPVYDWMGVAKAGLESASRYLALHLGKQGIRSNLVAAGPLRTIAAKSIPGFDQFEDAWAERAPLGWNLTDQEPAARACLALLSDWFPATTGEIVHVDGGYHAIGS; this is encoded by the coding sequence ATGTCCGGACTGCTCGCCGGTAAGCGACTGCTCGTCACCGGTGTCATCACCGACGCCTCGATCGCCTTCTCGGTGGCGAAGCTCGCTCAGGAGAACGGCGCGCAGGTCGTGCTCACCGGCTACGGCCGGCTCTCCCTGGTCGAGCGGATCGCCAAGCGGCTGCCCGAGCCGGCGCCGGTGATCGAGGTGGACGTCACCAACACCGAGCACCTGGCCGGCCTCGCCGACCGGGTACGCGAGCACGTCGACGGCCTCGACGGTGTCGTGCACTCGATCGGCTTCGCCCCGCAGAGCTGCCTGGGTGGCGGCTTCCTCGACGCGCCCTGGGAGGACGTGGCGACCGCCCTGCACGTCTCCACCTTCTCGTACAAGTCCCTCGCGATGGCGGCGCTGCCGCTGATGTCGCCCGGCGGCGCGGTGGTCGGTCTGACCTTCGACGCGACGAAGGCGTGGCCGGTCTACGACTGGATGGGCGTGGCCAAGGCCGGCCTGGAGTCCGCGTCCCGCTACCTGGCGCTGCACCTGGGCAAGCAGGGCATCCGCAGCAACCTGGTGGCCGCCGGGCCGCTGCGCACCATCGCCGCGAAGTCGATCCCCGGCTTCGACCAGTTCGAGGACGCCTGGGCCGAGCGTGCCCCGCTGGGCTGGAACCTCACCGACCAGGAGCCGGCCGCGCGGGCCTGCCTGGCGCTGCTCTCCGACTGGTTCCCGGCCACCACCGGCGAGATCGTCCACGTCGACGGTGGCTACCACGCCATCGGTTCCTGA
- the fabG gene encoding 3-oxoacyl-ACP reductase FabG, producing the protein MARTVLVTGGNRGIGLAIAQAFAKQGDRVAVTHRSGEAPDGLFGVRADVTDAASIDAAFTAVEAELGPVEVVVANAGMTADTLLLRMSEEQFTDVVNTNLTGAFRVAKRASGKMLRAKWGRMIFISSVVGLAGGAGQVNYAASKAGLVGVARSITRELGSRNITANVVAPGFIATDMTAGLSDDRKAEILKSIPAGRMANPEEVAAVVTWLASDSAGYVSGAVIPVDGGLGMGH; encoded by the coding sequence GTGGCCCGTACCGTGCTGGTGACCGGGGGCAACCGGGGGATCGGCCTCGCCATCGCGCAGGCCTTCGCCAAGCAGGGCGACCGGGTGGCGGTCACCCACCGCAGCGGCGAGGCGCCCGACGGGCTGTTCGGCGTACGCGCCGACGTCACCGACGCCGCCTCGATCGACGCCGCGTTCACCGCTGTCGAGGCCGAGCTGGGGCCGGTCGAGGTGGTGGTCGCCAACGCCGGCATGACCGCCGACACGTTGCTGCTGCGCATGTCCGAGGAGCAGTTCACCGATGTGGTGAACACCAACCTCACCGGCGCGTTCCGGGTGGCGAAGCGGGCCTCCGGCAAGATGCTGCGCGCCAAGTGGGGTCGCATGATCTTCATCTCCTCGGTGGTCGGCCTCGCCGGCGGCGCCGGGCAGGTCAACTACGCCGCCAGCAAGGCCGGTCTCGTCGGCGTCGCCCGCTCGATCACCCGGGAGCTGGGCAGCCGCAACATCACCGCGAACGTGGTGGCGCCCGGCTTCATCGCCACGGACATGACCGCCGGTCTCTCCGACGACCGCAAGGCGGAGATCCTCAAGTCGATCCCGGCTGGCCGGATGGCCAACCCGGAGGAGGTCGCCGCCGTGGTCACCTGGCTGGCCTCCGACAGCGCCGGGTACGTCTCCGGCGCCGTCATCCCGGTCGACGGTGGCCTCGGCATGGGCCACTGA
- a CDS encoding sensor histidine kinase: MNRQPIAGALRALRQTLLGPDPRPERPLLARWPGPARYVTPVGLLAALGLFLITLTVESDWGLPAPVAVLFAAMTVAPLLALPRRPLLAWRLTVLALLICTFNAPADQAWPWTPPLALGSIVVLALTVTRVDRPVLAWVVTISTVPVFTLVHPDNRVPVLLLLGASAIVGDLIRRNRLSRRELAAQTELNEREQERRAVLEERTRIARELHDVVAHHMSLIAVQAETAPYRLTDVSAPAAAEFVAIAASARDALTDMRRLLGVLRSETTGPQTAPQPDLTDLGAMVDAAHRAGLPVTLDAELADDDRVPAPVGLAAYRIVQEGLANAARHAAGAAVRVTVRAGRSGLRVRVENAPPAEAGSRPRETGSGHGLTGMRERATSLGGTFTAGPLPDGGYAVAAELPYDAEGGTE, encoded by the coding sequence GTGAACCGGCAACCGATCGCCGGGGCCCTGCGCGCCCTGCGACAGACCCTGCTGGGCCCGGACCCCCGGCCCGAACGACCGCTGCTGGCCCGCTGGCCCGGCCCGGCCCGCTACGTCACCCCGGTCGGCCTGCTCGCCGCCCTCGGTCTCTTCCTGATCACGCTGACCGTGGAGAGCGACTGGGGCCTGCCGGCGCCAGTCGCGGTGCTGTTCGCGGCGATGACCGTGGCGCCGCTGCTGGCGCTGCCCCGGCGTCCCCTGCTGGCCTGGCGGCTGACCGTGCTGGCCCTGCTGATCTGCACGTTCAACGCGCCAGCCGACCAGGCCTGGCCATGGACCCCACCGTTGGCGCTCGGGTCGATCGTGGTGCTGGCCCTGACCGTCACGCGGGTCGACCGGCCGGTGCTGGCCTGGGTGGTGACGATCAGCACGGTGCCGGTGTTCACCCTGGTGCACCCCGACAACCGGGTCCCGGTCCTGCTGCTGCTCGGCGCGTCGGCGATCGTCGGTGACCTGATCCGACGCAACCGGTTGTCCCGGCGGGAGCTGGCCGCGCAGACCGAGCTGAACGAGCGCGAGCAGGAGCGCCGCGCGGTGCTGGAGGAACGCACCCGGATCGCCCGGGAGCTGCACGACGTGGTGGCCCACCACATGTCGCTGATCGCGGTGCAGGCGGAGACCGCCCCGTACCGGCTGACGGACGTGTCCGCTCCGGCAGCCGCGGAGTTCGTCGCCATCGCCGCGTCGGCCCGCGACGCGCTGACCGACATGCGGCGGCTGCTGGGGGTGCTGCGCAGCGAGACGACCGGGCCGCAGACCGCGCCGCAGCCGGACCTGACCGACCTGGGCGCGATGGTGGACGCGGCCCACCGGGCCGGGCTGCCGGTCACCCTGGACGCCGAGCTGGCGGACGACGACCGGGTGCCCGCGCCGGTCGGGCTGGCCGCGTACCGCATCGTGCAGGAGGGCCTGGCCAACGCGGCCCGCCACGCGGCCGGCGCCGCGGTGCGGGTCACCGTCCGCGCCGGCCGGTCCGGTCTTCGGGTACGCGTAGAGAACGCGCCACCCGCCGAGGCGGGCTCCCGGCCCCGCGAGACGGGCTCCGGGCACGGGCTGACCGGCATGCGGGAGCGGGCCACCTCGCTGGGCGGTACGTTCACCGCCGGGCCGCTGCCCGACGGGGGTTACGCGGTGGCGGCCGAGCTGCCGTACGACGCGGAGGGCGGGACCGAATGA
- a CDS encoding response regulator codes for MIRVLIVDDQAMVRQGFGALLAAQPDLLVVGDAADGAQAVTAARHLDPDVVLMDVRMPVMDGLEATRKLLGDRSAQRPKVLILTTFDLDDYVYEALRAGASGFLLKDAPAADLVQAVRVVAAGDALLAPTVTRRLIAEFAARPDRRRPRPTDLAGLTPRETEVLRLIARGRNNAEIAGDLVVAEQTVKTHVGRILAKLGLRDRAQAVVLAYETGLVAAGE; via the coding sequence ATGATCCGGGTGCTGATCGTCGACGACCAGGCGATGGTCCGGCAGGGTTTCGGCGCGCTGCTCGCCGCCCAACCGGACCTGCTGGTGGTGGGTGACGCCGCCGACGGGGCGCAGGCCGTGACCGCCGCCCGCCACCTCGACCCGGACGTGGTGCTGATGGACGTGCGGATGCCGGTCATGGACGGGTTGGAGGCCACCCGCAAGCTGCTCGGTGACCGGTCCGCGCAGCGACCGAAGGTGCTCATCCTGACCACCTTCGACCTGGACGACTACGTGTACGAGGCGCTGCGCGCCGGGGCCAGCGGATTCCTGCTCAAGGACGCCCCGGCGGCCGACCTGGTGCAGGCGGTGCGGGTGGTCGCGGCCGGGGACGCGCTGCTCGCCCCGACGGTCACCCGCCGGCTGATCGCCGAGTTCGCGGCCCGTCCGGACCGCCGCCGCCCGCGCCCCACCGACCTGGCCGGGCTGACCCCCCGCGAGACCGAGGTGCTGCGGCTGATCGCCCGGGGCCGCAACAACGCGGAGATCGCCGGTGACCTGGTGGTGGCCGAGCAGACCGTGAAGACGCACGTCGGGCGGATCCTGGCCAAGCTGGGTCTGCGCGACCGGGCCCAGGCCGTGGTGCTGGCGTACGAGACCGGTCTGGTGGCCGCCGGCGAGTAG
- a CDS encoding alpha/beta hydrolase, with translation MRRRGASRVAMAALLGVNLVLPTRPGPATAAGFVEAYPVTAAAMRAAGPPYADWAADGRRFLLFDGRGDGRAVEVLGDLAHADRIAVLVPGVGSTLADFDRGLGGVARRAPAVQAGQLYRELRAADPGARVAVLAWLGYDPPDGVLTAAGQVSARRGAAALGTLLRELAGRRPAATITLVGHSYGALVVSLAAADAPTQVTDVVSLGGVGAGVQRADDLPGGRRFWAAEAPTDWIRRVPPVRLPGLGFGRRPGDPAFGARPLPVDGVAGHDGYLAPGSGALVAVAAVVRGGVAADPVRDAQ, from the coding sequence ATGCGACGACGAGGTGCCAGCCGGGTGGCGATGGCCGCACTGCTCGGCGTGAACCTGGTCCTGCCGACCAGACCCGGGCCGGCCACGGCGGCGGGGTTCGTCGAGGCGTACCCGGTGACGGCGGCGGCGATGCGCGCGGCCGGCCCCCCGTACGCGGACTGGGCGGCCGACGGACGCCGGTTCCTGCTGTTCGACGGGCGCGGTGACGGCCGCGCGGTCGAGGTCCTCGGTGACCTCGCCCACGCCGACCGGATCGCGGTGCTGGTGCCGGGGGTCGGCAGCACCCTCGCCGACTTCGACCGGGGGTTGGGCGGGGTGGCCCGGCGGGCGCCGGCGGTGCAGGCCGGGCAGCTCTACCGGGAGCTGCGGGCGGCCGACCCGGGGGCGCGGGTCGCGGTGCTGGCCTGGCTCGGCTACGACCCGCCCGACGGGGTGTTGACCGCCGCCGGGCAGGTCAGCGCCCGACGGGGCGCGGCCGCGCTGGGCACCCTGCTGCGGGAGTTGGCCGGGCGGCGTCCGGCGGCCACGATCACGCTGGTCGGGCACAGCTACGGGGCGCTGGTGGTGTCGCTGGCGGCGGCGGACGCCCCGACCCAGGTCACCGATGTGGTCAGCCTCGGCGGCGTGGGCGCCGGGGTGCAGCGCGCCGACGACCTGCCCGGCGGGCGGCGGTTCTGGGCGGCCGAGGCACCTACCGACTGGATCCGTCGGGTACCACCGGTGCGGCTGCCCGGCCTGGGCTTCGGCCGGCGACCCGGCGACCCGGCGTTCGGCGCCCGCCCGCTGCCGGTGGACGGGGTGGCGGGGCACGACGGCTACCTCGCGCCTGGCAGCGGCGCGCTGGTCGCGGTGGCGGCGGTCGTGCGGGGCGGCGTGGCCGCCGACCCGGTCCGGGACGCCCAGTGA